From Triticum urartu cultivar G1812 chromosome 2, Tu2.1, whole genome shotgun sequence, a single genomic window includes:
- the LOC125534408 gene encoding uncharacterized protein LOC125534408 → MSLRHASRVLLRAAQAVARARLQPATASKSAMPPAAGALKPPVSGAALQPQQATRRLSGGLADASTQRAKTIRRRAEKSENVMHLVCWGPN, encoded by the coding sequence ATGAGCCTGAGGCACGCGAGCAGGGTGCTGCTGAGGGCGGCGCAGGCCGTCGCGAGGGCGAGGCTGCAGCCGGCGACGGCGTCCAAGTCCGCCATGCCGCCGGCTGCTGGAGCTCTGAAGCCACCGGTGTCGGGAGCCGCACTCCAGCCGCAGCAGGCCACCAGGCGGCTCTCCGGCGGCCTGGCGGACGCGTCGACGCAGAGGGCAAAGACGATCAGGAGGAGGGCCGAGAAGTCCGAGAACGTGATGCACCTTGTGTGTTGGGGACCCAACTAG
- the LOC125538252 gene encoding G-type lectin S-receptor-like serine/threonine-protein kinase At4g27290: protein MHELCRGKRHPASIRHESYQQLPARLLLQVLLICFFLLSTAAGVTDKLERGQKLADGDTLVSAGGSFTLGFFSPGASTKRYLGIWFSVSNDTVCWVANRDQPLLDKSGTLVLNDVGSLVLLDGSRRTRTAWSSSFLPASAAAVRLLDSGNLVVRNGSSNASLWQSFDQPSDTLLPGMKLGKNLWTGGEWQLTSWSSADDPSPGDYRRMLQTSGLPEIILWYRDVKTYRTGPWNGIYFNGVPEARAYAGKYPLLVTTSPWETTYGYTAAAGAPLTRVVVNHTGKAERLEWDASSREWNRIFQGPRDPCDEYGKCGPFGLCDPEAASSGFCGCVAGFSAANASALVVKDNSDGCRRDAALDCTGGTTTDGFKVVPGMKLPDTQNASVDMGVTLEECRARCLANCSCFAYAAADIRGGGEGAGCVMWADGIVDLRLVDRGQNLYLRLSKSEIGGRKRFPTLLVATTLPSAVTILLLVFMIWWRRKNRIIGAIPQNPTMAVPSVSLAIIKDVTGNFSKSNIIGQGGFSIVYKGQLPEGRTIAVKRLKQTALTTKGKNDFAREVEVMVGLRHGSLVRLLAYCDEGKERILVYEYMKNKSLNIYIFGTPDLRASLDWARRLELLREIAHGVAYLHAGSGESVIHRDLKPGNILLDDEWKPKIADFGTAKLFADNRTGPDQTIVISPGYAAPEYVRGGEMTLKCDVYSFGVILLETLSGQRNGSLQRLLSQAWELWEQNRIVEFLDMTIVLLPKSEPEILPGLERCIQIGLLCVQEMADDRPAMSEVVAMFTSTTSQIDWPRRSVLDSGIAMPLNPSLELETDHLNPTTIEVRSPSSRSSYCCLASNQSN from the exons ATGCATGAGCTGTGCCGTGGAAAGAGGCATCCAGCATCCATCCGCCATGAGAGCTACCAGCAGCTGCCGGCACGTCTCCTACTGCAGGTGCTCTTGATCTGCTTCTTCCTCCTTTCGACCGCCGCCGGCGTCACTGACAAGCTCGAGAGGGGCCAGAAGCTCGCCGATGGCGACACGCTCGTCTCGGCCGGCGGCTCCTTCACCCTCGGGTTCTTCTCTCCCGGGGCGTCCACCAAGCGGTACCTCGGCATATGGTTCTCCGTGTCCAACGATACCGTCTGCTGGGTTGCCAACCGCGACCAGCCGCTCCTTGACAAGTCCGGCACGCTGGTGCTCAACGACGTCGGCAGCCTCGTCCTGCTCGACGGCTCCCGCCGGACACGAACGGCGTGGTCTTCGAGCTTCCTGCCCGCCTCCGCCGCGGCGGTTCGGCTTCTCGACTCCGGCAACCTGGTCGTGCGCAACGGCAGCAGCAACGCCTCCCTGTGGCAGTCGTTCGATCAGCCGTCGGACACCTTGCTGCCCGGCATGAAGCTGGGCAAGAACCTCTGGACCGGAGGCGAGTGGCAGCTCACGTCGTGGAGCTCCGCCGACGACCCGTCGCCGGGAGACTACCGCCGCATGCTGCAAACCAGCGGGTTACCGGAGATCATCCTGTGGTACCGCGACGTCAAGACGTACCGCACTGGCCCATGGAACGGGATCTACTTCAACGGCGTCCCGGAGGCGCGTGCGTACGCGGGCAAGTACCCGCTGCTGGTGACGACGAGCCCGTGGGAGACCACCTACGGGTACACCGCCGCGGCCGGCGCGCCGCTGACCCGCGTCGTGGTGAACCACACCGGCAAGGCGGAGCGGCTGGAGTGGGACGCGAGCAGCCGGGAGTGGAACCGTATATTCCAGGGGCCGAGGGACCCGTGCGACGAGTACGGCAAGTGCGGCCCGTTCGGCCTCTGCGACCCCGAGGCGGCATCGTCGGGGTTCTGCGGCTGTGTCGCCGGGTTCAGCGCCGCGAACGCGTCGGCGCTGGTGGTGAAGGATAACTCCGACGGGTGCCGACGAGACGCGGCTCTGGACTGTACCGGCGGGACGACGACGGATGGATTCAAGGTGGTGCCAGGGATGAAGCTTCCCGACACGCAGAATGCGTCGGTGGATATGGGCGTCACGCTGGAAGAGTGCAGGGCGAGGTGCCTTGCCAACTGCTCCTGCTTCGCCTACGCCGCCGCCGATATTCGGGGAGGGGGCGAGGGTGCCGGGTGCGTCATGTGGGCGGATGGCATCGTTGATCTACGCCTCGTCGACAGAGGGCAGAATCTCTACCTGAGGCTGTCAAAATCAGAAATCG GTGGCCGTAAAAGGTTTCCAACACTACTTGTTGCCACAACTCTACCTTCTGCTGTTACTATTCTTCTGCTCGTCTTTATGATTTGGTGGAGAAGGAAAAACCGAATAATAG GTGCTATTCCTCAAAATCCTACCATGGCGGTTCCTTCAGTTAGTCTAGCAATTATAAAGGATGTCACTGGGAATTTCTCTAAAAGTAACATAATCGGGCAAGGTGGATTTAGCATTGTTTACAAG GGACAGCTTCCTGAAGGAAGAACTATTGCTGTCAAGAGGCTTAAACAAACGGCATTGACAACAAAAGGCAAGAATGATTTCGCGAGAGAAGTGGAAGTAATGGTTGGGCTTCGACATGGTAGTCTTGTTCGTCTCCTCGCTTACTGTGATGAAGGCAAGGAGCGGATACTCGTATACGAATACATGAAGAACAAGAGTCTGAACATCTACATATTCG GCACACCTGATCTTCGTGCTTCACTGGACTGGGCAAGAAGGTTAGAATTACTACGCGAGATCGCTCATGGTGTTGCATACCTCCACGCAGGATCAGGCGAGAGTGTGATCCACCGTGACCTTAAACCCGGGAACATTCTTCTTGATGATGAGTGGAAGCCAAAAATCGCTGACTTTGGCACCGCCAAACTTTTTGCGGATAATCGGACTGGGCCTGATCAAACAATTGTTATTTCACC GGGATACGCAGCTCCAGAGTATGTGCGGGGAGGGGAGATGACGCTGAAATGCGACGTTTATAGCTTTGGAGTTATTCTTCTAGAGACTCTTAGCGGGCAAAGGAATGGTAGCTTGCAAAGGCTTCTTTCCCAA GCCTGGGAACTATGGGAGCAGAATAGGATCGTCGAATTTCTCGACATGACAATTGTGCTGCTCCCTAAATCCGAGCCTGAGATACTGCCCGGGCTAGAACGTTGTATCCAGATCGGGCTCCTTTGCGTCCAGGAAATGGCAGATGATAGGCCAGCCATGTCTGAAGTTGTGGCCATGTTTACGAGCACAACATCACAAATTGATTGGCCCAGAAGATCGGTACTAGATAGCGGAATAGCCATGCCTTTGAATCCGTCCCTTGAACTTGAGACTGATCACTTGAACCCCACTACAATTGAGGTGAGATCGCCATCGAGTCGATCCAGCTATTGTTGTCTAGCTAGCAACCAATCTAATTAA